Proteins from a single region of Platichthys flesus chromosome 16, fPlaFle2.1, whole genome shotgun sequence:
- the fbxl16 gene encoding F-box/LRR-repeat protein 16 — MLNMSTPSELKSACVTRNGMVKLPTGQPNGLGSASITKGTPAAKNRLCQSSSVPSILPTPTSSLPYHHHLDGPGMPHSAASLLGTDMEPGKPLVGLKPSLRQLPPLTLPKPMMLERQLVLDEKLLNRLLWYFTTGEKCVLAQVCKTWRKVLYQPKFWEGVTPILHAKELYTLLPNGEKEFVSLQAFALRGFQSFCLVGVSDLDICEFIDNYPLSKKGVRSVSLKRSTITDAGLEVMLEQMQGLIHLELSGCNDFTEAGLWSSLNARLTSLSVSDCINVADDAIAAISQLLPNLSELSLQAYHVTDTAMAYFTAKQGYTTHTLRLHSCWEITNHGVVNMVHSLPNLTALSLSGCSKITDDGVELVAENLRKLRSLDLSWCPRITDMALEYIACDLHKLEELVLDRCVRITDTGLGYLSTMSSLRSLYLRWCCQVQDFGLQHLFGMRSLRLLSLAGCPLLTTTGLSGLIQLQELEELELTNCPGATAELFKYYSQHLPHCMVIE, encoded by the exons ATGTTGAACATGTCCACCCCCAGCGAGCTGAAGTCTGCCTGTGTGACTCGCAACGGAATGGTGAAGTTGCCCACCGGACAGCCCAACGGTCTGGGTAGTGCGAGTATCACCAAAGGGACACCTGCTGCCAAAAACCGCCTGTGCCAGTCCTCATCTGTACCCTCCATCCTGCCTACACCAACATCATCCCTTCCCTACCACCACCACCTGGACGGCCCTGGCATGCCCCACTCAGCAGCCTCTCTTTTGGGCACTGACATGGAGCCTGGAAAGCCTCTGGTAGGCTTGAAGCCATCCCTTCGCCAGCTTCCCCCTCTCACTCTACCCAAACCCATGATGCTGGAGCGCCAGCTTGTCCTGGATGAGAAGTTGCTTAACCGACTGCTCTGGTATTTTACCACAGGTGAAAAATGTGTGCTGGCACAAGTATGCAAGACATGGCGAAAGGTGCTATATCAGCCTAAGTTCTGGGAGGGTGTGACACCTATCTTGCATGCCAAGGAGCTCTACACCCTACTGCCCAACGGGGAGAAGGAGTTTGTCAGTCTACAGGCTTTCGCCCTACGTGGTTTTCAGTCTTTCTGCTTAGTGGGCGTGTCAGACCTGGACATTTGTGAGTTCATCGATAACTACCCACTGTCCAAGAAGGGTGTCCGCTCAGTCAGCCTCAAGAGGTCCACCATTACAGATGCCGGTTTGGAG GTCATGTTGGAGCAAATGCAAGGACTGATACATCTTGAACTGTCAGGCTGCAATGACTTCACAGAGGCTGGCCTGTGGTCTAGTCTGAATGCCCGTCTAACTTCCCTCAGTGTCAGTGACTGCATCAATGTGGCAGATGACGCCATTGCTGCTATCTCACAGCTCCTACCTAACTTATCAGAGTTGAGTCTGCAGGCTTACCATGTCACTGACACAGCCATGGCCTACTTCACAGCCAAACAG GGCTACACCACCCACACTCTGCGGCTACACTCCTGTTGGGAGATCACCAATCACGGTGTGGTCAACATGGTGCACAGCCTTCCAAACCTGACTGCCCTCAGCCTCTCTGGCTGCTCAAAGATCACAGATGATGGTGTGGAGCTGGTTGCTGAGAACCTGCGTAAGCTCCGCAGCCTGGATTTATCCTGGTGCCCTCGGATCACTGACATGGCCCTGGAGTACATTGCCTGTGACCTGCATAAACTGGAGGAACTGGTGCTGGACAG GTGCGTGCGGATTACAGACACTGGTTTAGGCTACTTATCCACCATGTCATCATTAAGGAGCCTCTATTTGCGCTGGTGTTGTCAG GTGCAAGATTTTGGACTGCAGCATTTGTTTGGAATGAGGAGTCTTCGTCTTCTGTCCCTTGCAG gctgccccctgctgaccACCACCGGTTTGTCAGGCCTCATCCAATTGCAAgaactggaggagctggagttgACCAACTGTCCCGGAGCCACTGCAGAGCTCTTCAAATACTATTCGCAGCACCTGCCCCACTGCATGGTCATCGAGTAA